cagtgcaagagatgtagcAGGTGTGGGTTCAACTCTGGATCGGGAagcccccctggaggaggaaatgacaacccattccagtattcttgcctggagaaccccatggacagaggagcctgatgggctacagtccatggggtcacaaagagttgaacatgactgcgTGCCTGAGCATGGTACAGTAGCACTCAGCTTAACAGAGACATGATCAAATTTTAAGgaactgttctttaaaaaacttagGAAGTGTTCTTTAGGAACATTTGCTTGGCAGTCAGTGACTGTGATCATGGCATTTAAAGTTTTGAGAGAATACAATGTACCAGGGAGAGTAtgttgactattataaacaggaTAATTCCCAATGTCTGAAGTGGATTTTAGGACCAGGATCCCCAAGACCCAAGCCAATCAAAatcaaataagttcattttaaaatagtgctgcagtgaactttaGGGTGCATGTGTtttttgaattgtgattttctcagggtatatgcccaggagtgggatttctgggtcacatggtagttctatttttaatttttttcaagaacctccatactgttctctatagtggctgtatcttacagagtgaagtaagtcagaaagagaaaaactaatatcatatattaaaagatgtatacagaatctagaaaattagtacaaatgaacttagttgcagggcaggaatagagatgcagacatagagaatggacatgtggacacaaggAGTAAGGAGcgggtaggatgaattgggagctTAGGTTTGCCACTAATGCActgccatgtataaaataaatagcgaGTGGGAACCTGCAGTATAGCATACGGAGCTCATCTTGgggctctatgatgacctagaggggtgcaaTGGAGgcatggggtgggagagaggtccagggaggggtatatgtattcatatagctgattcacttcattgtacagcagagatATACACAACATTCTATAGCAactatatgcattttaaaaaagaagtgaaaagagagagaatgaatttaaaaaatcaagtaagtCCATGAAAAGACTCCATTGAAAGAATCATCTTTTTAAGCCAAGTGTTTTGCTCAGTGATCTTAGGtaactgagtttcagtttccccaGAAGTGTTAATGCAGGTAGTCTTGACCACAACACTGCCATGCACCTTCCGTGTAGGCAATCATAAACCCAAGGAAAATGATAACCACAATTAAGGTAAATACTATCTGGTCACAAATCACTTCCACTAAATTAGCACTGTTGATGAATTACAGCATGATGAACAGATCCAAGCCAATGCCAGAGTACTGaaaggatagaaaaagaaaaagacagtgtTTCACTTTTAGTTAAGCTATAAGGTTTTGATCTGGTATCCTGGGTGGGAGAAAATTATGTTGATGTCAACTACTTCTCTTTCTCATCAACTTGATTTTGAGGTTTCAAGCTAGTGTGAAGTTTCTAGAGTCTGAAGGAGCCCTCCTTAATGGAGAGATGTGGACCTAAGGTTCTAGTTCTTGAAGTTTGGCTGCCATCTGTGTAGTGGGGAAAACCAGGAACAGTCCCTTCTAGGAGATTTAAGCGCAGTCTTTGTTCTTAGTGACTGCAAAGGAAATGAGTGGGAGAAAATTGGCAACATTCATTTGGAAAGTCTTAGCCATGTATTTGAGGAAACTAGAAGAATTCTGAATTTAATCCAGTTTATAGGTATGTAACAAAGCCTCTGATGCAATTAACAGGACTAGAATCTAATgtctgggcttccttgatagctcatttggtaaagaatctgcctgcaatgcaggagacctgggtttgatccctgggttgggaggatcccctggagaagggaaaggctacccactccagtattctggcctggagaattcaatggactgtatagtccatgggtctacaaagaaacaaacagataTGTCTGTTTGTTCATGATATAGAAAAATCCCAACAATTTTCTTGGTTTCAAAATTGCAGTTTTCGACTCATATATAGATTTCTTTTAAGAACAACAATTAGAATTACTACAACTGCTTCAGTTAATTCACATCTGCTTTTATGTACAAAGGTCtagaaaaatacttaaaactcTAGAATAAAGAATGAAGGCCATGCAGGTTTCCTTTCTGACCGAGTGCCATTTGCCAAGTTAAGATCATATAGACATCTTGCTTCAGAATTATACAACTAATTTTAAGAGAATTGCTTTCCTGTATTTTATTCACTATATTAAAATGGAGGGGAAATCACTGTTAAACATGCCTCCCTTTCAATACTATCTTAGAAAGTTTTGTGTCTTTCAGACTGTGGGACAAGTTGCctaaaagtaaaagttgctccactgtgttcaactctttgtggccccatggactgtagcctgccaggctcctctgtccatggaattttccaggcaagaatactagagtgggtagccattcccttctccagaggatcttgccaacccagggatcgaacccaggtctcctgcactgggggtggattccttaccatctgagccaccagggatgctctAAAAGCCTTAGTTAaagcaatcaaaaaaaaaaaaaaaaaggacaccttGAGTGACAACTCATGGTATTTTTCCAAGTCCTGGAAACCTAGGATGTTGCCTAAGACATGAGACTTTCATTGCCAAAACTGGGAGCAACCATAGCAAACCAGGGAAAGCAGCTCACTTCACAAGATATTCCTGGCCCATCACTTTGGCTGTTCTAGCCAACAATGTCATTAACTTAAATACTGAGCTTGCTGAaaagcaagcttttttttttgtattggccATGATATAACAAATTCTGTCATCCCTCTGATACTTACTTATTGAGACTTAGtgacagtaatgctgaaaatataatatatatgcccAATTTAgggccctgatgctaggaaagattgaaggtgggaggagaaggggacgacagaggatgagatggttggatggcatcactgactcaatggacatgagtttgagtaagctctggaagttggtgatggacagggaaacctttcatactgcagcccatggggtcacaaagagttggatacaactgaacgactgaactgaactggactaaaTTTAGACTATACGGAGCATACTCAATTGTCTTTAATATTTcattcactttttactttttcctatGCAGGTCTGTGATTCAGACACCATGCTTGATCCTGCCGCAACTGTGGAGATGGTAAAAGTTTTAGAAGTAGACCACAAGGTTGGAGGTGTTGGGGGAGATGTCAAGGTGCGTATGGCTTCACTTTTTGCATGGGTCACTTTTAGAAGCAAAAATGACCCTTTGAAtgtacatttcagttcagttcagtcgctcagttgtgtccgactctttgcgatcccatgaatctcagcacgccaggcctccctgtccatcaccaattcctggagtttactcaaactcatgcccatcgagtcggtgatgccatccagccatctcatcctctgtcgtccccttctcctcctgcccccagtccctcccagcatcagggtcttgaaCATTTACTCCACACCAAACTCTGTGCCAGGTATTGGATCTGGAGCTGGAGACACATTAGAATGTGCTTTGGACATACTTTACTGTGTCTTCCTTTGTCtaaattgaaataatttatgatttctttgcttAATCCTGGGCTATAACCCGTGTATGTAGTGGCTGAtaagttatataaaatataatgtgtgtattagttactcagtcatgtccaactctttgctaccccatggactgtacctaccagggtcctccatctatgggattttccaggcaagagtactggagtagactgggttttttttgccatttccttctccaggggatcttcctgatccagggactgaacctgggtctcccacattgcaggcagtctctttaccatctgagccaccaggggagcccaaaaatataatgTGTGAGTACTATTTTCACCATATCTTCTTGAGCAATAACTTAATGTTCTGATAAGATGATATTGGAATTCACTTAATACAAGGATTAAGCAAAATGGAAGTATGGCAGGAATGGATTTTATATTGTATACCTATGTCTTTAAAACCTGTGGTTTTGGAAGCCTGAAGGAGTTTCTTTCCAACGTTTGCTGTGAGAACCTGCTCAAGTTCTAGAAGGTTCCCACTGTAGCTTCTGCTCAAGAATCTCTgttcaggaagccctccctgggttgggaagatctcctggaggatggcatggcaacctacttcagtattcttgcctgaagaatccccatggacagaggaacctggcgggctacaacctggtggggttgtaaagagctggacacgactgagaagctaagcacagcacagcacagtgtttTCCAAAGCCCCATTTCTTGCCTTTTATTACCAAAGCCAAAATCCATATGCCTTACCTGTGCTCACCATGGCAATGAAAGCAAATAATGTATTTAACTTGATTTAATAAAGGGCTTTACCTGGTGAGGAGTCAGAGAAAGCTTCtcatcaactgaaaaaaaaaaaaaaaaaaaaaaaaaacctgtggttTTCCAATTATTTATTTCACGTTATTTGCTATTGATGtggaaaaaattaatgaaaccaaTATTAATGAAGATGATTTGAAATGTGTaggataataaaatatatatgtgaaattatgTGAGGTTTAAAATGAGTTCCTTGGGAAAGTGCAGTTAGTTTTTAGCAAAAGATAAGAAGCATATGGAAATTTGATTTAAATTTAGGTATCGCATTACTGTATAACCCATATTTATATGCATGGTGATAGTGAAGGCAAAGAAGATGCACTAGGTGGACTAAGAAATAGCCTGATGATAAAAAAGAAGCATGCAAAATTCCCCTGAAAACTGAACAAAGTTGAGATAGAGGAGATAATTATGAAATATTGCCAGAAAAACAATGTTCAATAAATTGTATACAGAGCCTTATTTCAGGATTCAAGTTTTGGGTACAGAACACAAGAAACCTTTTTATCACTGAAATTGCAAAAaagtagggaggaaggagaaggaaaaaataacagaattgCATGATTGGAAATTAAccagagtggaagaaaataagacttaacaattttcaaatattgaatgGTAAGGAAGAGTGGGAGAGAATTTAAGAACTGAGAATTAAGGCTAAAAAAAACCCTCAATATTATAacaagaacagaaacaaaaatcataGCAAAAAGagtgataaaatagaaaaaaaaattttattatctaGTCCCAATACATGCAATCCACTTATAAAATTAATCCAGtaatagagaataaaaaaaaaataaaatataactgtcAAAAATAGGGAGAAAGCCAAAATAggcaaaagaaaataacaaaacactCTAAGTAGTAACCTCAGGATGGTGCAGATTTTACTGGAATTTTTAGCAGATTTAcctttatgtaattatttttacttacttttaCTTTTCTTGCAGATTTTAAACAAGTATGATTCCTGGATCTCCTTCCTCAGCAGTGTGAGATACTGGATGGCTTTTAACATAGAAAGGGCCTGCCAGTCTTATTTTGGATGTGTCCAGTGCATTAGTGGACCTCTGGGAATGTACAGAAACTCCTTACTGCATGAATTTGTAGAAGACTGGTACAATCAAAAATTTATGGGCAGCCAATGTAGTTTTGGAGATGACAGGCATCTAACGAACCGAGTGCTGAGTTTGGGCTATACAACGAAATACACAGCTCGATCCAAATGTGTTACTGAAACACCTAAGGAATATCTCAGATGGTTAAACCAGCAGACCCGTTGGAGCAAATCCTACTTCCGAGAGTGGCTGTACAATGCATTGTGGTTTCATAAACATCACTTGTGGATGACCTATGAAGCTGTCATCACTgggttcttccctttctttctcattgcCACAGTAATCCGGTTCTTCTACAGGGGTAACATTTGGAACATCCTCCTCTTACTGTTAACCATCAAGTTAGTGGCTCTCATAAAGTCATCCTTTGCTATCTGCCTTAGAAGAAATATTGTCATGGTCTTCATGTCCTTCTACTCAGTGTTATACATGTCAAGTTTACTTCCTGCTAAGATATTTGCAATTGTGACAATAAACAAAGCTGGGTGGGGCacatctggaaggaaaaaaattgttgctAATTTTGTGGGACTCATTCCAGTATCGGTCTGGTCTATAATCCTCCTGGGTGGTTTGATTTTCACCATTTATGAGGAAGTTAGAAAGCCATTCTCAGAATCCAAAAAGAAAGTTCTAATTATTGCTTTATCCATCTATGCATGCTATTGGGTGGTGTTTTTGTTGCTCTATGTGGTTTTTGTCAAGAGATGTGGCAGGTGGAAGAAGAAAGAGCAGTATGACATGATGCTTGATGTATAATCTTACCCTGAAGTTTGCAGACATTCACAAAACCTTCTTCCTCTAGGAACTGTACTAATTGTACAGAATTGTGGAGTCAGATGATGGCAACAAAGGAAACATATCACTGCTTCTGGGac
This genomic interval from Dama dama isolate Ldn47 chromosome 21, ASM3311817v1, whole genome shotgun sequence contains the following:
- the LOC133042277 gene encoding hyaluronan synthase 2-like; this translates as MHCEKFLSILRIFGTTLFGVSLLTGMILSYVIGYQFIHTDDYYLSFGPYGAFLALHVLIQNLFAFLEHRKMKNYVNIPVNLDRTVALCIAAYQEDPDYLRKCLQSVKRLTYPGIKVVMVIDGNSEDDLYMMDIFSEVMGRDKSATYIWKNNYHVKGPGETDESHKESSQHVTQLILSNKSICIMQKWGGKREVMYTAFRALGRSVDYVQVCDSDTMLDPAATVEMVKVLEVDHKVGGVGGDVKILNKYDSWISFLSSVRYWMAFNIERACQSYFGCVQCISGPLGMYRNSLLHEFVEDWYNQKFMGSQCSFGDDRHLTNRVLSLGYTTKYTARSKCVTETPKEYLRWLNQQTRWSKSYFREWLYNALWFHKHHLWMTYEAVITGFFPFFLIATVIRFFYRGNIWNILLLLLTIKLVALIKSSFAICLRRNIVMVFMSFYSVLYMSSLLPAKIFAIVTINKAGWGTSGRKKIVANFVGLIPVSVWSIILLGGLIFTIYEEVRKPFSESKKKVLIIALSIYACYWVVFLLLYVVFVKRCGRWKKKEQYDMMLDV